In Sebaldella termitidis ATCC 33386, one DNA window encodes the following:
- a CDS encoding ribonuclease J, with protein MKFNYVEGKKGDKAEKEEKTEKIEKNTKKGAASEKQAKEEKVYIIPLGGMEEVGKNMTAFQYKDEIVIVDAGLTFPEDEHLGIDVIIPDFTYLENNKDKIKSLLLTHGHEDHIGAIPYLFQKLGSTDITIYGGKLTLELAKAKFEKKDAVIPKMKVVKGRTKLKLSKYFSVEFISVTHSIADCYAICIKTPAGIIVHSGDFKVDLTPVDGEGFDFARLAQLGEEGVDLLLSDSTNAAIPGFTPSEKSVGESLREEFGKAKGRIIIAAFASHIHRLQQIVDIAQIYNRKIAIDGRSMVKVFDIASRLGYLKFPKNMIVDLHKSDKLPPEKAIILCTGTQGEPLAALSRIANGTHKYISLREGDTVIISATPIPGNEKAVYKNINHLLKKNANVVFEKVVGIHVSGHGCQEEQKIMLSLVKPKFFMPVHGEYMMLKKHKELAVATGVESDNVILAENGNKIELTKSHCRVAGKVQSGMTLIDGFGIGDVGNIVLKDRQNLADDGIVIITVSQYKNGKFNKQIELVTRGFIYNRESENLILETKELIKLELESIETKEIKEISKVKQLLKSKVGEFLYKKTNREPIILPIIMEV; from the coding sequence ATGAAATTTAATTACGTGGAAGGTAAGAAAGGCGATAAAGCCGAAAAAGAAGAAAAAACAGAAAAAATAGAGAAAAATACTAAAAAAGGTGCTGCTTCAGAAAAGCAGGCCAAAGAAGAAAAAGTGTATATAATACCTCTGGGAGGAATGGAGGAAGTAGGAAAGAACATGACTGCATTTCAGTATAAAGATGAAATAGTAATAGTGGATGCAGGGCTGACATTCCCAGAAGACGAACATTTGGGAATAGATGTAATTATTCCGGATTTCACATATCTGGAAAATAACAAAGACAAGATAAAATCATTATTGTTAACACACGGGCATGAGGATCATATAGGAGCCATACCATACCTGTTTCAGAAACTGGGAAGTACAGACATAACTATTTACGGCGGAAAGCTTACTTTGGAACTGGCTAAGGCCAAGTTTGAAAAAAAGGATGCAGTAATACCGAAAATGAAAGTAGTAAAAGGAAGAACAAAATTAAAGCTTTCAAAGTATTTTTCCGTGGAATTCATAAGTGTTACGCACAGTATAGCGGACTGCTACGCAATCTGCATAAAGACACCGGCAGGAATAATAGTACACTCGGGAGATTTTAAGGTAGATTTGACACCGGTAGACGGGGAAGGATTTGATTTTGCACGTTTAGCACAGTTAGGTGAAGAAGGTGTGGATCTTTTACTTTCAGATAGTACCAATGCAGCTATTCCAGGGTTTACACCATCTGAAAAAAGTGTTGGTGAAAGTCTGAGGGAAGAATTCGGAAAAGCTAAGGGAAGAATTATAATAGCAGCTTTTGCATCACATATACACAGATTGCAGCAGATAGTGGATATAGCTCAGATATATAACAGAAAAATAGCAATTGACGGAAGAAGTATGGTAAAAGTATTTGATATCGCATCAAGACTTGGTTATCTGAAATTTCCTAAAAATATGATAGTAGACCTTCATAAGTCAGATAAGCTGCCGCCTGAAAAGGCTATTATACTGTGTACGGGAACACAGGGAGAACCTTTAGCGGCACTGTCAAGAATCGCTAATGGGACACATAAATATATTTCCCTGAGAGAAGGGGATACTGTAATAATATCAGCTACACCTATACCAGGAAATGAAAAGGCTGTTTATAAAAATATAAACCATCTGCTGAAAAAGAATGCAAATGTTGTATTTGAAAAAGTAGTAGGAATACACGTTTCGGGACATGGATGTCAGGAAGAGCAGAAGATAATGCTGAGTCTGGTAAAGCCTAAGTTTTTTATGCCCGTTCACGGTGAGTATATGATGCTGAAAAAACATAAAGAACTTGCTGTAGCAACAGGAGTAGAGTCTGATAATGTTATATTAGCGGAAAACGGAAATAAAATAGAGCTTACAAAATCACACTGCAGGGTAGCAGGAAAAGTACAAAGCGGAATGACACTGATAGACGGTTTCGGAATCGGAGATGTAGGAAATATAGTCTTAAAAGACAGACAGAATCTAGCGGATGACGGAATAGTAATAATAACAGTTTCACAATATAAAAACGGAAAATTCAATAAACAGATAGAGCTGGTAACAAGAGGGTTCATATATAACAGAGAATCAGAAAATCTTATTCTTGAAACCAAGGAACTTATAAAGCTGGAATTGGAAAGCATAGAGACAAAAGAGATAAAAGAAATAAGTAAAGTTAAGCAATTGCTGAAAAGCAAAGTGGGAGAATTTTTATATAAAAAGACAAACAGAGAACCGATAATTCTGCCGATAATAATGGAGGTTTAG
- a CDS encoding YhbY family RNA-binding protein, translating to MKLSSKQRALLKKMAHDLEPVVRIGKGEVDGDLLESISNVINKRELIKVKVLQNSELDNMKDLGFELAEKTSSVFVDKIGKVIILFKPKKENGVITQEILKKRKGK from the coding sequence ATGAAATTAAGCAGTAAACAGAGAGCGCTTTTAAAGAAGATGGCACATGATCTGGAGCCAGTGGTAAGAATCGGTAAAGGTGAGGTAGACGGTGATCTTTTGGAGAGTATCAGCAATGTAATAAATAAGAGAGAACTAATAAAGGTAAAAGTACTTCAAAATTCTGAATTAGATAATATGAAGGATTTAGGATTTGAGCTGGCTGAAAAAACTTCCAGTGTATTTGTGGATAAAATCGGAAAAGTAATAATATTATTTAAACCTAAAAAGGAAAACGGAGTGATAACACAGGAAATTTTGAAAAAAAGGAAGGGTAAATAA
- a CDS encoding divergent PAP2 family protein, whose product MSTGIIFGNRILDVAVIACFAAQFYKVFSPLFKGRGASWVRLFQTGGMPSSHASTVVALATSLALLKGMRSVEFAISMVFSSIVLYDATGIRRAAGEHAKALNRLVKSIEHKDDFEKIEANFKEFLGHTPLEVFWGCVLGLIIGIAFRGYLLG is encoded by the coding sequence ATGTCTACGGGGATTATTTTTGGAAATAGAATATTGGATGTAGCAGTAATAGCCTGTTTTGCAGCACAGTTTTACAAGGTATTCTCCCCCCTTTTTAAGGGAAGAGGCGCAAGCTGGGTCAGACTTTTTCAGACAGGGGGGATGCCCAGTTCACATGCGTCAACTGTGGTTGCGCTGGCTACTTCCCTGGCTCTTCTAAAAGGGATGAGATCAGTGGAATTTGCTATATCAATGGTTTTTTCCAGCATAGTACTTTATGATGCAACAGGGATAAGGAGAGCAGCGGGAGAACATGCAAAGGCTCTGAACAGACTGGTAAAGAGTATAGAGCATAAAGATGATTTCGAGAAAATAGAAGCTAATTTTAAAGAGTTTTTGGGACATACACCTCTGGAGGTATTCTGGGGCTGTGTCTTGGGACTTATTATCGGAATTGCATTTAGAGGATATCTTTTAGGATAA